In Nocardioides marinus, one DNA window encodes the following:
- a CDS encoding LLM class flavin-dependent oxidoreductase, translating into MRIGITVLTDLPWREAAPRWRAAEEMGFAHAWTYDHLVWGGLPDAPWRAATPVLGAVAATTSRIGLGTLVASPNFRHPYQLLREAQALEDVSDGRFLLGLGTGGDLDSRLLAQPELTVRERVDRFQEDVDLLLRLRAEDHVDADGRWFSVRDARTLPPLARTPLLVAGSGPRSVRYAARVGDGWVTTGPPADTVEEWVAGLAAASRVLDEALEGRELPRYVLLDSAGTLFGGDGRTSLSSVEFFTDLVGRVGGLGFTDAITHWPRPEPPYAASERVLEQVAALLPTL; encoded by the coding sequence ATGCGCATCGGCATCACCGTCCTGACCGACCTGCCCTGGCGGGAGGCCGCACCGCGGTGGCGGGCTGCGGAGGAGATGGGCTTCGCGCACGCGTGGACCTACGACCACCTGGTCTGGGGCGGGCTGCCGGACGCCCCGTGGCGGGCGGCCACGCCGGTGCTCGGCGCGGTCGCGGCGACCACCTCGCGGATCGGGCTCGGCACGCTCGTCGCCTCCCCCAACTTCCGTCACCCCTACCAGCTGCTGCGCGAGGCCCAGGCCCTCGAGGACGTCTCCGACGGACGGTTCCTGCTGGGGCTGGGCACCGGGGGCGACCTCGACTCCCGGCTGCTGGCCCAGCCGGAGCTGACCGTGCGGGAACGGGTCGACCGCTTCCAGGAGGACGTCGACCTGCTGCTGCGGCTGCGCGCGGAGGACCACGTCGACGCCGACGGCCGCTGGTTCTCCGTCCGGGACGCGCGGACCCTGCCGCCGCTGGCCCGCACCCCCCTGCTGGTCGCCGGGAGCGGTCCGCGCTCGGTGCGCTACGCCGCACGCGTCGGCGACGGGTGGGTCACCACCGGTCCGCCGGCCGACACCGTCGAGGAGTGGGTGGCGGGGCTGGCCGCCGCCTCGCGCGTGCTCGACGAGGCGCTGGAGGGTCGCGAGCTGCCGCGCTACGTGCTGCTGGACTCCGCGGGCACCCTGTTCGGCGGCGACGGGCGGACGTCGCTGTCGAGCGTGGAGTTCTTCACCGACCTCGTCGGCCGGGTCGGCGGGCTGGGGTTCACCGACGCGATCACGCACTGGCCACGGCCGGAGCCGCCGTACGCCGCCTCGGAGCGGGTCCTCGAGCAGGTCGCCGCGCTGCTGCCCACGCTCTGA
- a CDS encoding DoxX family protein, giving the protein MTLSRTARLVATAFTINGVVHLVRPQVFEPAMPAWVPAHREMIVWSGYAELACAAGLVVPRTRRVAALASVGLLAGVYPANVQMAVDAMAGDKPAWKVLTLARLPLQWPMVRAMWRTARG; this is encoded by the coding sequence GTGACCCTCTCGCGCACCGCCCGCCTCGTCGCCACCGCCTTCACGATCAACGGGGTGGTCCACCTGGTGCGGCCGCAGGTCTTCGAGCCGGCGATGCCCGCCTGGGTCCCGGCGCACCGCGAGATGATCGTGTGGAGCGGGTACGCCGAGCTGGCCTGCGCCGCCGGCCTGGTCGTCCCGCGCACCCGGCGGGTCGCGGCGCTCGCGAGCGTCGGGCTGCTGGCGGGGGTCTACCCGGCCAACGTGCAGATGGCCGTGGACGCCATGGCCGGGGACAAGCCGGCGTGGAAGGTGCTCACGCTGGCCCGGCTGCCGCTGCAGTGGCCGATGGTCCGCGCCATGTGGCGCACCGCCCGCGGCTGA
- a CDS encoding proline--tRNA ligase, translating into MSARHPRVLRMSSLFVRTLREDPADAEVPSHRLLVRAGYIRRAAPGIYTWLPLGLRVLRRIEGIVREEMDAIGAQELSFPALLPREPYEATNRWTEYGDGIFRLKDRKDGDYLLGPTHEEMFTLVVKDLYSSYKDLPLSIYQIQTKYRDEARPRAGLLRGREFTMKDSYSFDVDDAGLEESYQQHRDAYVRIFDRLGFEYVVVRATSGAMGGSRSEEFLAKAEVGEDTYVRCTACDYAANVEAVEVRAPAPVSYDAAPAAHAEQTPGTPTIESLVTHLNEAFPRSDRPWVAADTLKNVLVLLRHPTGEREALAIGVPGDREVDLKRLEGQLEPIEVEPMDEAALKEHPALVKGYIGPGGIAAAGIRYLVDPRVVEGTAWVTGADVEGSHVLDLVAGRDFTPDGTIEAAEVRDGDACPRCDEGTLESARGIEMGHIFQLGRKYAEALDLKVLDENGKLVTVTMGSYGIGCTRAVAAIAEGTLDDIGLCWPRNVAPADVHVVAAGKDEAVFAAADRIALELAEQGVEVLYDDRTGKVSPGVKFKDAELIGVPTIVVVGKALAESGTVEIKDRRTGERTEVPADHVVDRLVGLVSAG; encoded by the coding sequence ATGAGTGCCCGTCACCCCCGCGTCCTGCGGATGTCGTCCCTGTTCGTGCGCACCCTGCGCGAGGACCCCGCCGACGCCGAGGTGCCGAGCCACAGGCTGCTGGTCCGCGCGGGCTACATCCGCCGCGCCGCGCCCGGCATCTACACCTGGCTGCCGCTGGGCCTGCGGGTGCTGCGCAGGATCGAGGGGATCGTGCGCGAGGAGATGGACGCGATCGGCGCCCAGGAGCTCTCGTTCCCCGCGCTGCTGCCCCGCGAGCCCTACGAGGCCACCAACCGGTGGACCGAGTACGGCGACGGCATCTTCCGGCTCAAGGACCGCAAGGACGGCGACTACCTCCTCGGCCCCACGCACGAGGAGATGTTCACCCTCGTCGTGAAGGACCTCTACAGCTCCTACAAGGACCTGCCGCTCTCGATCTACCAGATCCAGACCAAGTACCGCGACGAGGCGCGTCCCCGCGCGGGCCTGCTGCGTGGCCGCGAGTTCACGATGAAGGACTCCTACTCCTTCGACGTCGACGACGCCGGGCTGGAGGAGAGCTACCAGCAGCACCGTGACGCCTACGTCCGGATCTTCGACCGCCTCGGCTTCGAGTACGTCGTGGTGCGGGCCACCTCGGGCGCCATGGGCGGTTCGCGCTCCGAGGAGTTCCTGGCCAAGGCCGAGGTCGGCGAGGACACCTACGTGCGCTGCACGGCCTGCGACTACGCCGCCAACGTCGAGGCGGTCGAGGTGCGGGCGCCCGCACCCGTGTCGTACGACGCAGCGCCGGCCGCGCACGCCGAGCAGACCCCCGGCACGCCCACCATCGAGTCCCTGGTCACGCACCTCAACGAGGCGTTCCCCCGCAGCGACCGCCCCTGGGTCGCGGCCGACACCCTCAAGAACGTCCTGGTCCTGCTGCGCCACCCCACCGGGGAGCGCGAGGCGCTGGCGATCGGCGTGCCCGGTGACCGCGAGGTCGACCTCAAGCGGCTCGAGGGCCAGCTCGAGCCGATCGAGGTGGAGCCCATGGACGAGGCGGCGCTCAAGGAGCACCCCGCCCTGGTCAAGGGCTACATCGGCCCCGGCGGCATCGCCGCCGCCGGCATCCGCTACCTCGTCGACCCCCGGGTCGTGGAGGGCACCGCCTGGGTCACCGGCGCCGACGTCGAGGGCAGCCACGTGCTCGACCTCGTGGCCGGTCGCGACTTCACCCCCGACGGAACGATCGAGGCCGCCGAGGTGCGCGACGGCGACGCCTGCCCCCGCTGCGACGAGGGGACGCTGGAGAGCGCCCGCGGCATCGAGATGGGCCACATCTTCCAGCTCGGTCGCAAGTACGCCGAGGCGCTGGACCTGAAGGTGCTCGACGAGAACGGCAAGCTGGTCACCGTCACGATGGGCTCCTACGGGATCGGCTGCACCCGGGCCGTGGCCGCCATCGCCGAGGGGACCCTCGACGACATCGGGCTGTGCTGGCCGCGCAACGTCGCGCCCGCCGACGTGCACGTCGTGGCAGCCGGCAAGGACGAGGCCGTCTTCGCCGCCGCGGACCGGATCGCCCTCGAGCTGGCCGAGCAGGGCGTGGAGGTCCTCTACGACGACCGCACCGGGAAGGTGAGCCCCGGCGTGAAGTTCAAGGACGCCGAGCTCATCGGTGTCCCGACCATCGTGGTGGTGGGCAAGGCGCTGGCCGAGTCCGGCACCGTCGAGATCAAGGACCGGCGTACCGGCGAGCGCACCGAGGTGCCGGCCGACCACGTCGTCGACCGCCTCGTCGGGCTGGTCTCCGCGGGCTGA
- a CDS encoding HAD family hydrolase: MDGTGAADTTSGTERGTGRGAGRGAGQGVEAVIFDWGGTLTRWHDVDFHAESLALAEAVRRTPTRDDDHHARAARLHAAGGVVWGRSRDHQTSATIEDLFTEAGLDHDPDLLTAYYEFWEPHTLTDPEVGPLWEWLRGQGIAVGVLSNTIWPRAWHRGFFERDGVLGLLDGDVYTSELPWTKPSPLAFVAAMEAVGASDASRCVYVGDRLFDDVWGAQQAGLRAVHVPHSTIPAEQVGHTEGVPDAVAHRLADVRDIVTAWL; encoded by the coding sequence ATGGACGGCACGGGCGCGGCGGACACCACGAGCGGCACCGAGCGGGGGACCGGCCGGGGGGCCGGCCGGGGGGCCGGCCAGGGGGTCGAGGCGGTCATCTTCGACTGGGGCGGCACGCTGACCCGCTGGCACGACGTCGACTTCCACGCCGAGTCGCTCGCCCTGGCCGAGGCCGTACGCCGCACGCCGACCCGCGACGACGACCACCACGCCCGTGCGGCGCGGCTGCACGCCGCCGGCGGGGTCGTGTGGGGCCGCAGCCGGGACCACCAAACGTCAGCCACGATCGAGGACCTCTTCACCGAGGCAGGGCTCGACCACGACCCCGACCTGCTCACGGCCTACTACGAGTTCTGGGAGCCGCACACCCTCACGGACCCGGAGGTGGGGCCCCTGTGGGAGTGGCTGCGGGGGCAGGGGATCGCGGTGGGCGTGCTGTCCAACACCATCTGGCCGCGGGCCTGGCACCGGGGCTTCTTCGAGCGCGACGGCGTGCTGGGCCTGCTCGACGGTGACGTCTACACCTCCGAGCTCCCGTGGACCAAGCCGTCCCCGCTCGCGTTCGTGGCGGCGATGGAGGCCGTCGGTGCCAGCGACGCCTCGCGCTGCGTCTACGTGGGGGACCGGCTCTTCGACGACGTCTGGGGCGCCCAGCAGGCGGGGCTGCGCGCCGTCCACGTCCCGCACTCCACCATTCCCGCCGAGCAGGTCGGGCACACCGAGGGCGTCCCCGACGCCGTGGCCCACCGGCTTGCCGACGTGCGCGACATCGTCACCGCCTGGCTCTGA
- a CDS encoding DUF4439 domain-containing protein — MSGADLASDRLADALQRVLATEHAAVWTFGSLGAATSQSATPELFARVGRAWEEHRDRRDRLHALLLDLGREPVGSEAAYTVPSPIGRPDDVERAAARVERAGTQAWAFLVASTTGGTRRWAAGVLTELAVSAVRFGAEPEPMPGAGDLLPR, encoded by the coding sequence GTGAGCGGCGCCGACCTGGCCTCGGACCGGCTGGCGGACGCCCTGCAGCGGGTGCTGGCCACGGAGCACGCGGCGGTCTGGACCTTCGGGTCGCTGGGGGCCGCGACGTCGCAGTCCGCGACGCCGGAGCTCTTCGCGCGGGTCGGACGTGCCTGGGAGGAGCACCGCGACCGGCGCGACCGGCTGCACGCCCTGCTGCTCGACCTGGGCCGGGAGCCGGTGGGCAGCGAGGCCGCCTACACGGTCCCCTCGCCGATCGGACGACCGGACGACGTGGAGCGGGCGGCGGCAAGGGTGGAGCGCGCCGGCACGCAGGCCTGGGCGTTCCTGGTGGCCAGCACCACCGGGGGCACCCGCCGCTGGGCCGCCGGCGTGCTCACCGAGCTGGCCGTCTCAGCAGTGCGCTTCGGGGCGGAGCCGGAGCCGATGCCCGGCGCGGGCGACCTGCTCCCCCGCTGA
- a CDS encoding GNAT family N-acetyltransferase, which translates to MLTTRDGVRPLGVADLEEFLALAGRDPVVNVFADYRARTTSLEPRWLGGEVWGRFEDGRMRAACHVGANLVPVQATAEDARAFAERAMSKGRMASTVVGPHAAVEAFWRAVSTTWSAPREIRWQQPHLEIAGPPLVASDPLVRRTTRQDMAQLYPACVAMYTEEVGLSPETGGSGDLYRARVTQLVSRGWSFARFDEGRLVFKAEVACASPAAAQIQGVWVPPERRGEGLAESGMAAVVDIVRREIAPTVSLYVNEWNEPARRAYRAVGFAETARFSTIMF; encoded by the coding sequence GTGCTGACCACCCGCGACGGCGTCCGTCCCCTCGGCGTCGCGGACCTCGAGGAGTTCCTGGCCCTGGCCGGACGCGACCCGGTGGTCAACGTCTTCGCCGACTACCGCGCCCGCACCACCAGCCTCGAGCCGCGCTGGCTCGGCGGCGAGGTCTGGGGCCGCTTCGAGGACGGCCGGATGCGCGCCGCCTGCCACGTCGGCGCCAACCTCGTGCCCGTCCAGGCCACCGCCGAGGACGCCCGCGCCTTCGCCGAGCGGGCGATGTCCAAGGGCCGGATGGCCTCGACCGTCGTCGGCCCGCACGCGGCGGTCGAGGCGTTCTGGCGGGCCGTCTCGACGACCTGGTCCGCGCCCCGCGAGATCCGCTGGCAGCAGCCGCACCTCGAGATCGCCGGGCCGCCGCTGGTGGCTTCCGACCCTCTCGTACGCCGTACGACCCGCCAGGACATGGCCCAGCTCTATCCCGCGTGCGTGGCGATGTACACCGAGGAGGTCGGGCTCTCCCCGGAGACCGGTGGCAGCGGGGACCTCTACCGGGCGCGGGTCACGCAGCTGGTCAGCCGCGGCTGGTCCTTCGCCCGCTTCGACGAGGGCCGACTGGTCTTCAAGGCCGAGGTGGCGTGCGCGTCACCGGCCGCGGCGCAGATCCAGGGGGTCTGGGTGCCGCCCGAGCGCCGCGGTGAGGGGCTCGCCGAGTCCGGCATGGCCGCCGTCGTCGACATCGTGCGCCGGGAGATCGCCCCGACGGTCTCGCTCTACGTCAACGAGTGGAACGAGCCGGCCCGCCGCGCCTACCGGGCCGTCGGCTTCGCCGAGACCGCGCGCTTCTCCACGATCATGTTCTAG
- a CDS encoding TetR/AcrR family transcriptional regulator, protein MDDSSPARPAAAAAPGRRTQAERNATTRAALVEAGRRLFATRGVADVATDELARAAGVTRGALYHQYDGKTGLFAAVLESVEAEVVARVSQAMEACADPADPATRLLAGLDAYLDACADPTIHRITLVEGPAALGWQTWREVGHRHAIGLVEQSVRALAPADAPVPALAHLLMGALGEAALYVAASEDPARAREEARTAVLALVAGLS, encoded by the coding sequence ATGGACGACTCCAGCCCCGCTCGCCCCGCCGCCGCGGCCGCTCCGGGTCGGCGTACCCAGGCCGAGCGCAACGCGACCACCCGGGCCGCGCTCGTCGAGGCGGGGCGCCGGCTCTTCGCCACCAGGGGCGTCGCCGACGTCGCGACCGACGAGCTGGCCCGTGCGGCCGGGGTGACGCGCGGCGCGCTCTACCACCAGTACGACGGCAAGACCGGCCTCTTCGCGGCGGTCCTGGAGTCGGTCGAGGCCGAGGTCGTGGCCCGGGTCTCGCAGGCGATGGAGGCCTGCGCCGACCCCGCGGACCCCGCCACCAGGCTGCTCGCCGGGCTGGACGCCTACCTCGACGCGTGCGCCGACCCGACCATCCACCGCATCACCCTCGTCGAGGGCCCGGCCGCGCTCGGCTGGCAGACCTGGCGCGAGGTCGGGCACCGCCATGCCATCGGGCTGGTCGAGCAGAGTGTGCGGGCCCTCGCACCGGCGGACGCCCCGGTGCCCGCCCTGGCCCACCTGCTGATGGGTGCGCTCGGGGAGGCCGCGCTCTACGTGGCCGCCTCCGAGGACCCGGCCCGGGCGCGCGAGGAGGCCAGGACCGCCGTGCTCGCCCTCGTCGCCGGGCTGTCCTGA